From Streptomyces sp. NBC_00237, a single genomic window includes:
- a CDS encoding HNH endonuclease signature motif containing protein has protein sequence MAQASDQYPPGPPRPPGGDSVPRAASICYRPGCVGRTVRQGLCGIHAPAERPWARTSPRNRDKISHPVWQRRIRPQALNRDGYACAACGSREELEVDHIIPIAKGGTWELENAQTLCKTCHKEKTLKDRQRP, from the coding sequence GTGGCCCAGGCGTCAGACCAGTACCCGCCTGGGCCACCTCGACCACCAGGAGGTGACTCTGTGCCTAGAGCTGCCTCGATCTGCTACCGCCCAGGCTGCGTGGGGCGGACTGTCCGCCAGGGCCTCTGTGGGATCCACGCCCCGGCAGAACGGCCCTGGGCAAGAACGAGTCCCAGGAACCGAGACAAGATCAGCCACCCAGTGTGGCAACGAAGGATCAGGCCCCAGGCCCTGAACCGTGATGGATACGCCTGTGCCGCCTGCGGCTCCAGAGAGGAGCTGGAGGTAGACCACATCATCCCCATCGCCAAGGGCGGCACCTGGGAGCTGGAGAACGCACAGACCCTGTGCAAGACCTGTCACAAGGAAAAGACCCTGAAGGACAGGCAACGGCCGTAG
- a CDS encoding AAA family ATPase produces MPSPFTSLSKLEVEFRRGEFSLVVAGPGTGKSIIAANLATYGNIPGLYFSADSTAATQVSRATAMITGEDSKVVKAALLSGNFEEYGKALAERWWLRFNFASRPTPDELERDLLSFLETFGCMPHLVCVDNVTNVDTGGAGDADSYSFGLESLCEYLSDMARQTGAHVMGMHHTTGEWSDGLSPIPLSGVKGKIGRVPSLILTVHKEIDGMNSRILNISPVKNREGFEDSSGKTFASYRLNRSSLRLEELEELPLGLAA; encoded by the coding sequence ATCCCAAGTCCCTTCACATCTCTATCGAAACTGGAAGTTGAGTTCAGGCGAGGCGAGTTCTCGCTAGTTGTAGCAGGTCCCGGAACTGGCAAAAGCATTATTGCGGCCAACCTGGCAACCTACGGCAATATTCCTGGACTCTATTTCTCGGCGGATTCAACAGCAGCTACACAGGTCAGTCGTGCAACGGCAATGATTACCGGCGAAGACTCCAAGGTGGTCAAGGCTGCTCTCCTCTCAGGAAACTTTGAGGAGTACGGAAAAGCTCTTGCGGAACGATGGTGGCTGCGCTTCAACTTTGCTTCCCGGCCTACGCCGGACGAGCTTGAACGAGACCTTCTGAGTTTCCTAGAGACATTTGGTTGCATGCCTCATTTGGTGTGTGTAGATAACGTCACCAACGTGGACACAGGAGGGGCCGGAGATGCAGACAGTTACTCATTCGGCCTGGAATCCCTGTGTGAATACCTTTCCGACATGGCCCGTCAGACTGGGGCTCACGTCATGGGAATGCACCACACTACGGGCGAATGGTCAGATGGTCTGAGCCCCATTCCTCTGAGTGGAGTGAAGGGCAAGATCGGGCGGGTTCCCTCCTTGATCCTGACCGTCCACAAAGAGATTGATGGCATGAACAGCCGGATACTTAATATCTCCCCGGTGAAGAACCGCGAGGGATTTGAGGACTCCTCTGGTAAGACATTTGCTAGCTATCGACTGAATCGCTCCAGCCTCCGCCTGGAGGAGCTGGAGGAACTGCCACTTGGCCTCGCGGCCTAA
- a CDS encoding topoisomerase — protein sequence MPGSPAEEYVRARGLGPVAESFGLGFVASALPGHDRYRGYLSIPYLRPAGGEQGVATVRFRCIADRCVKGPDGQYLFLTGGKEVHEGHGKYLSLPGDPPRIHNTSALIADSSFVVVVEGEFDDMSWAMAGVPAVGIPGTGSWRDYWHPPFLGYEVVYLIAEGDQAGQDCMEALASEMPNGKVIRLPDVYDSNRLLIEHGPQALTERLGI from the coding sequence ATGCCGGGAAGCCCGGCAGAGGAGTACGTGAGGGCTCGGGGGCTAGGGCCCGTAGCCGAGTCATTCGGATTGGGATTCGTCGCTTCGGCTCTTCCTGGTCATGACCGGTACCGAGGCTATCTGTCGATCCCCTATCTCCGCCCTGCGGGTGGCGAACAGGGAGTTGCAACAGTCCGCTTCCGCTGTATCGCGGACAGGTGCGTCAAAGGCCCTGATGGGCAGTACCTGTTTCTGACTGGCGGTAAGGAAGTCCACGAGGGGCACGGAAAGTACCTGTCCCTCCCGGGGGACCCTCCTCGGATTCACAACACCTCCGCCCTGATTGCTGACAGCTCATTTGTGGTGGTTGTTGAGGGCGAATTTGATGACATGTCCTGGGCCATGGCGGGTGTACCGGCCGTAGGGATTCCAGGAACTGGCTCCTGGCGGGATTACTGGCATCCCCCATTTCTTGGCTATGAGGTGGTCTACCTGATAGCCGAAGGGGACCAAGCGGGGCAGGACTGCATGGAGGCGTTGGCCTCCGAAATGCCGAATGGGAAAGTGATCCGACTGCCCGACGTATACGACAGCAACCGCCTGTTGATAGAGCACGGGCCGCAGGCCCTGACGGAAAGGCTCGGGATTTGA
- a CDS encoding DNA polymerase — MREILYRLRGQPIRINVVECPDDLKAFEDFVRRFPVLGFDTETTGLDYWNARGDRGFRLRLAQFGTGAESYVIPVELGPEYGAAVVRALRAAESLIAQNATYDLHVVEECLGIPMEDLAPKTWDTKLLAHLVDPRATREGGPGLSLEDLVRFYIDPVAADEVKGSARELAQEYKTTKAEIWKVVSLQDPKYLLYAGMDPVWAYRLWQILYRLVPARSKASGLIGWEHRLAHVCAKLERTGYLLDVEYAERCCAELTAQQEEAAYTALSYGVSKVGSTDQLVEAFTRLGYGYRLGKKTAKGNVSVDDSVLQSIDHPLAQAVIDAKRAGKFRKTWFENALNGRDSLDRVHASLNSLAARTARMTITGSVPAQTFPAGSGFVRGMFLAEEGHVTASIDYSAQELRVAAALSRDSRMIAAFRNAEDLHQLTADAAGVSRKVGKMANFLTCYGGGPKALAQQASIPLEDAKRVIAGFNSTFPGVPKRAEQEADFARREGYIWSATGRRIPVDRGREYAAINYLIQSSARDVTARALLELDKAGFTSFVRLPIHDEAVFSFPEKEAPEMAREAGKIMEMELPGVRITTDIKVGGRSWGSLYLAA; from the coding sequence GTGCGAGAGATCCTGTACCGGCTGCGTGGGCAGCCAATTCGTATCAACGTGGTCGAGTGCCCCGATGACCTGAAAGCCTTCGAGGATTTCGTACGACGCTTCCCGGTGTTGGGGTTCGACACAGAGACCACGGGCCTTGATTATTGGAATGCCAGGGGTGACAGGGGCTTCCGTCTTCGCCTGGCACAGTTCGGCACGGGGGCCGAGTCCTACGTCATCCCCGTGGAGCTAGGCCCTGAGTACGGGGCCGCAGTGGTAAGGGCTCTCAGGGCCGCTGAGAGCCTGATAGCTCAGAACGCTACTTATGACCTTCACGTCGTGGAGGAGTGTCTAGGCATTCCTATGGAGGATCTGGCTCCCAAGACATGGGATACAAAGCTATTGGCCCACCTCGTCGATCCGAGGGCTACCCGAGAGGGTGGCCCTGGGCTCAGCTTGGAAGACCTCGTCAGATTCTACATAGACCCTGTTGCAGCCGACGAAGTAAAAGGCTCTGCAAGGGAATTGGCTCAGGAGTACAAGACCACTAAGGCGGAGATATGGAAGGTGGTCAGTCTCCAGGACCCGAAATATTTGCTGTACGCAGGTATGGATCCCGTGTGGGCCTATCGGCTCTGGCAGATTCTCTATCGGCTGGTGCCTGCTAGGTCTAAGGCATCTGGCCTCATTGGCTGGGAGCACCGACTAGCCCATGTCTGTGCCAAGTTGGAGCGGACTGGCTATCTCCTCGATGTCGAGTACGCGGAAAGGTGCTGTGCTGAGCTGACAGCACAGCAGGAGGAGGCTGCTTATACAGCCCTCTCTTACGGCGTAAGCAAGGTCGGCAGCACAGATCAGCTTGTGGAGGCTTTCACCCGACTCGGGTACGGGTACAGGCTGGGTAAGAAGACGGCTAAGGGCAATGTCTCCGTCGATGATTCTGTGTTGCAGTCTATTGACCACCCTCTAGCGCAGGCTGTTATTGATGCGAAGCGAGCTGGGAAGTTTCGTAAGACCTGGTTCGAGAATGCTCTGAATGGGCGGGACTCCCTTGACAGGGTGCACGCTTCGCTGAATTCATTGGCTGCCAGAACAGCCCGCATGACAATTACGGGAAGTGTTCCGGCACAGACATTCCCTGCTGGCTCAGGATTTGTTAGAGGGATGTTCCTCGCAGAAGAGGGGCATGTGACGGCAAGTATTGACTATTCCGCCCAAGAATTGAGAGTAGCAGCGGCTCTCTCCCGAGACTCACGCATGATTGCAGCATTCCGTAATGCTGAGGATCTGCATCAACTGACTGCCGATGCGGCGGGAGTGTCGAGGAAGGTTGGCAAGATGGCCAACTTCCTTACCTGCTATGGAGGAGGGCCTAAGGCGCTTGCGCAACAGGCGAGTATCCCGCTTGAAGACGCGAAGCGGGTAATTGCAGGATTCAACTCGACCTTCCCAGGTGTTCCCAAGCGGGCAGAACAAGAAGCGGATTTTGCTCGGAGAGAGGGCTACATCTGGAGTGCGACAGGGCGAAGGATTCCCGTAGACCGTGGGCGCGAATATGCGGCCATCAACTACCTGATCCAGTCCTCTGCGAGGGATGTTACTGCTAGGGCCCTGCTGGAGCTAGACAAGGCAGGCTTTACGTCCTTTGTTCGGCTCCCAATCCACGATGAAGCGGTCTTCAGCTTCCCCGAGAAAGAGGCTCCGGAGATGGCTCGTGAAGCGGGCAAGATCATGGAAATGGAGCTTCCTGGTGTGCGTATTACAACTGATATCAAGGTGGGGGGTCGCTCGTGGGGGAGCCTGTATCTGGCAGCGTAA
- a CDS encoding metallophosphoesterase, whose translation MKRICVISDVQIPYHNAKHLKNLIDFIGDFAPDELYQIGDLCDYPTPSRWSQGTRLEYEQHVRRDSETTKRVFLEPIRKVYSGPFGILEGNHDLRPRTYLSAQAPALAEYADSFHFRKLLDFDGFGVDLTPPFFKVGPDTALVHGHEIKGLSQEAGKTALRHALKADVNIVMGHTHRLGVQRVGTGYQGGRRGIRWGMEVGHLMSPAKAGYLGPGGVANWQPGFSILYISDKHVAPVPVDIARDGSFIVEGALYGGPSRGPDGKFVRGVSL comes from the coding sequence TTGAAGCGAATATGTGTCATCAGTGACGTTCAGATTCCTTACCACAATGCAAAGCATCTTAAGAACTTGATCGACTTCATCGGGGATTTTGCCCCCGATGAGCTGTACCAAATCGGGGATCTCTGCGACTACCCGACTCCGTCTCGATGGAGCCAAGGCACTCGCCTTGAATATGAGCAGCATGTGAGGCGGGACTCAGAGACTACGAAGAGGGTGTTCCTGGAGCCGATTCGGAAGGTGTACAGCGGCCCCTTTGGAATCCTGGAGGGGAATCACGACCTTCGTCCTCGTACGTATCTGTCAGCGCAGGCCCCCGCTCTGGCCGAGTATGCAGATTCCTTCCATTTTCGTAAGTTGCTGGATTTTGATGGCTTTGGCGTAGATCTCACTCCACCCTTCTTCAAGGTGGGCCCGGATACCGCCCTGGTTCACGGTCATGAGATTAAGGGCCTGTCTCAGGAGGCCGGTAAAACGGCTCTGAGGCACGCGCTAAAGGCCGATGTAAATATCGTCATGGGCCACACCCACCGCCTTGGAGTTCAACGCGTAGGCACCGGATACCAAGGAGGTAGGCGAGGCATCCGATGGGGAATGGAAGTGGGGCATTTGATGTCCCCTGCAAAGGCGGGATATCTAGGCCCTGGAGGGGTCGCCAATTGGCAGCCTGGATTTTCCATCCTCTACATCTCTGACAAGCACGTTGCACCTGTTCCCGTCGACATTGCCCGAGATGGCTCATTCATTGTGGAAGGGGCTTTGTACGGAGGCCCCAGCAGGGGCCCCGACGGAAAGTTCGTAAGGGGAGTGAGCCTTTGA
- a CDS encoding HNH endonuclease, with the protein MGEPVSGSVIWLPVPGTDGMYEVSNRGQVRSWCLRGSKTGSRANIARILRPCKTGPNRDYLAVNIFGRNTKIHRLVLEVFSGSSPRQNFHARHLDGNSLNNHASNLAWGSPAQNSDDKFIVGTHPSQRHPTAKISREDAQSIRHLYERGGLSQKEIGARFGIKQPQVSNIVCGRRWAEESKH; encoded by the coding sequence GTGGGGGAGCCTGTATCTGGCAGCGTAATTTGGTTGCCTGTGCCGGGTACGGATGGAATGTACGAGGTAAGCAACAGGGGTCAAGTGCGTTCTTGGTGCTTGCGCGGATCGAAAACGGGCTCTCGGGCAAACATCGCCAGGATTCTCCGCCCGTGTAAAACTGGCCCGAACCGAGACTACCTTGCCGTAAATATTTTCGGCCGGAATACCAAGATTCACCGGTTGGTTTTGGAAGTGTTTTCCGGTTCCAGTCCCAGGCAAAACTTCCACGCTCGGCATTTGGACGGCAACTCTCTTAATAATCATGCCTCGAATCTGGCGTGGGGCTCTCCTGCTCAGAACTCAGATGACAAGTTCATTGTGGGGACCCACCCCTCTCAGCGTCACCCCACTGCAAAGATATCGAGAGAGGATGCGCAATCTATTCGCCACCTGTATGAACGAGGCGGCTTGTCGCAGAAAGAGATAGGAGCGAGGTTTGGGATTAAGCAACCTCAAGTAAGCAATATCGTTTGCGGTAGGCGCTGGGCAGAGGAGAGTAAGCATTGA
- a CDS encoding CHC2 zinc finger domain-containing protein, translating into MSKPPIATVLRHYYGVEVQERAGHQRISCPLHPDSSPSASVNTSAQRWSCFVCRLSEDSYAVIMREESCGFTEAQEFARKRISGSCDGVPPDDAGKPGRGVREGSGARARSRVIRIGIRRFGSSWS; encoded by the coding sequence ATGTCTAAGCCACCCATAGCAACAGTCCTGAGGCACTACTACGGGGTCGAGGTCCAGGAGAGGGCAGGGCATCAGAGGATCTCTTGCCCTCTTCACCCGGACTCGTCTCCTAGCGCCAGTGTCAACACCTCTGCTCAGCGTTGGAGTTGCTTCGTCTGCCGACTGTCTGAGGACTCCTATGCCGTAATCATGAGAGAGGAGTCATGTGGGTTCACTGAGGCCCAAGAATTTGCACGTAAGCGGATCAGTGGAAGCTGCGATGGCGTACCACCAGATGATGCCGGGAAGCCCGGCAGAGGAGTACGTGAGGGCTCGGGGGCTAGGGCCCGTAGCCGAGTCATTCGGATTGGGATTCGTCGCTTCGGCTCTTCCTGGTCATGA
- a CDS encoding endonuclease VII domain-containing protein: MSDRPCPACGKSLAGSHINKKYCDSKCRQKGYAETALAHARRRRQENPDYVRELDRAKDLRRNFGLTPEKYKVMLDAQNGGCAICGRAAEEVGDRVSRRLAVDHCHSSGRIRGLLCRACNVAIGQLRDDPELIRRAAAYVMENA; this comes from the coding sequence GTGAGCGACAGACCTTGCCCGGCTTGTGGGAAAAGTTTGGCGGGCTCTCATATCAACAAGAAGTACTGCGACTCTAAGTGTCGTCAGAAGGGATATGCGGAAACGGCCCTTGCCCATGCTAGGCGTCGCCGCCAGGAGAACCCTGATTACGTTCGTGAGCTTGACCGCGCGAAGGACCTGCGACGCAATTTCGGTCTGACGCCCGAGAAGTACAAAGTAATGCTTGATGCGCAGAATGGTGGTTGTGCTATATGCGGCCGCGCGGCCGAAGAAGTAGGGGATCGTGTCAGTAGGAGGCTGGCGGTTGATCACTGCCATTCCTCGGGCAGGATCAGGGGCCTTTTATGCAGAGCCTGCAACGTGGCTATAGGTCAATTGCGAGATGATCCCGAGTTGATACGTCGTGCTGCTGCCTATGTGATGGAGAATGCTTGA
- a CDS encoding endonuclease VII domain-containing protein, which translates to MAVRTGYRLCIRCSKNRALRFFSGPRGRVCSTCRTVARRRAGRDARISRTYGLTAEEYSRLLEHQEGRCAICQETRRTNLAVDHCHRTEAIRGLLCARCNSQLLARGARDRPEVLRRAADYLEAYPAWEALGPRYTPGHGPDV; encoded by the coding sequence ATGGCCGTACGCACGGGATACAGGCTCTGCATACGGTGCAGCAAGAACAGGGCCCTTCGCTTCTTCAGCGGCCCCAGGGGGCGCGTGTGCTCCACCTGTCGGACAGTTGCCCGGCGTCGAGCTGGGCGGGATGCGCGGATCTCGCGGACCTATGGCCTGACTGCAGAGGAGTACAGCCGCCTCCTGGAGCACCAGGAGGGTCGGTGCGCAATCTGTCAGGAGACCAGGCGCACCAATCTGGCGGTGGATCACTGTCACCGGACGGAGGCGATCAGGGGGCTGCTCTGTGCCCGCTGTAACTCGCAGCTCCTGGCGCGAGGAGCCAGGGACAGGCCGGAGGTTCTGCGTCGAGCTGCGGACTACCTAGAGGCATATCCGGCGTGGGAGGCCCTGGGGCCCCGGTATACCCCCGGCCATGGGCCGGATGTCTAA
- a CDS encoding DUF3310 domain-containing protein has translation MNEAPTVPYPYEVTWDTDAGKIKYATHVAAEELSPVESDPVNSPSHYTSHPSGVECKEIIGPFTTFVGAAIKYLWRAGLKSPDPIEDLRKAMKSIEIEIERLEKEAA, from the coding sequence GTGAATGAGGCCCCAACGGTTCCGTATCCATACGAGGTGACATGGGATACCGATGCCGGAAAGATCAAATATGCAACCCACGTGGCCGCAGAAGAGCTTAGCCCTGTTGAGTCCGATCCTGTGAACTCGCCGAGTCACTACACCAGCCACCCAAGTGGTGTGGAGTGCAAAGAGATCATCGGCCCGTTTACTACGTTTGTGGGGGCTGCGATCAAGTACCTGTGGCGTGCGGGTCTCAAGAGCCCTGATCCGATTGAAGACCTTCGTAAGGCCATGAAGTCCATTGAGATCGAGATCGAGCGACTTGAGAAGGAGGCAGCGTGA
- a CDS encoding recombinase family protein, whose amino-acid sequence MARVGGYRRISDDDLNTGDGVRTQGEDVDDLATSNGWNVVPYEDNDLSAYKRNVKRPAFEEMVKDLKSGVIDGIVALDLDRLVRQPKDLERIIDIYETSKRRLVFDTCTQSYDLTTSEGRFMARLFVNIANKASSDTSRRIKRHQLDKAKLGEESGGPAPFGWDPDNKSKLWDKEAKPLRKAIEDFIAGKRVATIAREWEAAGIVSRTTGKPFNQTNFSRLLLRPRNCGLRVHQGEVFLNEDGSFVKGVWEPVCTIEEWEAIGAVFQSRKVPGADRSTKYLLSGIARCGICGHKMRGQRRKDGKHAYTCVANQPGACGKVSVVGEQTDELVRDLVWVDGERATGSLKLEPTAWARAKELEDTETAIAALRAQWKAKEVSNSTFIFMVETLEKDLDTLRHERAVFNANTAELEAKSVNLRGSWKALTLEQRRRAIRHSLSAILVHPAGKGKRFDPSRLEPLPK is encoded by the coding sequence ATGGCACGGGTAGGCGGGTACCGCCGCATCAGCGACGACGACCTGAACACAGGGGATGGAGTCCGTACGCAGGGCGAGGACGTTGACGACCTGGCAACCTCCAACGGATGGAACGTAGTTCCCTACGAAGACAACGATCTCAGCGCCTATAAACGCAATGTCAAACGCCCCGCCTTTGAGGAGATGGTCAAGGATCTTAAGAGTGGAGTCATTGATGGCATCGTGGCACTCGATCTTGACCGATTGGTTAGGCAGCCCAAAGACCTTGAACGCATCATCGATATCTATGAGACCTCAAAAAGGCGTCTAGTATTTGACACCTGCACTCAAAGTTACGACTTGACCACTTCCGAAGGCCGCTTTATGGCCAGGCTCTTCGTGAACATTGCAAACAAAGCTTCCTCCGATACGTCTAGGCGCATAAAGCGGCACCAGCTTGACAAAGCGAAACTTGGAGAAGAATCCGGCGGACCAGCCCCGTTCGGCTGGGACCCCGATAATAAGTCAAAACTGTGGGACAAAGAGGCCAAGCCTCTGCGGAAGGCAATCGAAGACTTCATAGCGGGAAAGCGAGTAGCTACCATCGCCCGCGAATGGGAAGCCGCAGGCATCGTAAGCAGGACTACCGGTAAGCCCTTCAATCAAACAAACTTCAGCCGACTCCTCCTTCGCCCAAGGAATTGCGGGCTCCGAGTACACCAAGGGGAAGTGTTCCTAAACGAAGATGGGTCCTTCGTAAAAGGGGTTTGGGAACCCGTCTGCACTATCGAGGAATGGGAGGCAATAGGGGCAGTATTCCAAAGTCGCAAAGTTCCGGGAGCCGATCGAAGCACCAAGTACCTTCTATCCGGAATCGCGCGCTGTGGAATTTGCGGGCACAAGATGAGGGGGCAACGCCGGAAGGATGGCAAGCACGCGTATACCTGCGTTGCCAACCAGCCAGGCGCTTGCGGGAAAGTCAGCGTTGTTGGAGAGCAGACAGACGAATTGGTACGTGATTTGGTTTGGGTCGATGGGGAAAGGGCCACCGGATCCCTAAAGCTGGAGCCGACTGCATGGGCTCGGGCCAAGGAGCTAGAAGATACCGAAACTGCAATTGCGGCGTTGCGGGCACAATGGAAGGCGAAGGAGGTGTCAAACTCTACTTTTATCTTCATGGTCGAAACACTGGAAAAAGACTTGGACACCCTTCGTCATGAGAGGGCAGTCTTTAACGCCAACACCGCCGAGCTTGAAGCCAAGTCAGTCAACCTTCGCGGATCATGGAAAGCTCTCACGCTAGAACAAAGGCGTCGCGCCATCCGACACTCACTCTCAGCAATTCTCGTACACCCGGCAGGCAAGGGAAAGAGATTCGATCCTAGTCGCCTTGAGCCTCTGCCTAAGTAG
- a CDS encoding PD-(D/E)XK nuclease family protein → MTRSPSQLEQYINKCPWQYYLQRVEGVVSRPAAWSHQGTSFHTACEVYEGASRAMHVEDVQEVFHEQYTALVDASLDQEPDTDRWMTAGPSGADDIAQRYTLGMQQTAAYVAWAEKNEPQLWESPGGQRGIELHLTAEISGIKVQGYVDQVIQEPDGSLRIRDLKTGSTKSKFQLQTYGILARKVLGAEVNSADWYLAKSGGLSRTVNLSGVTEGEVGTAFRALDEGVKAGNFPAKPGFHCRFCDVSHACEYRR, encoded by the coding sequence ATGACAAGGTCCCCTAGCCAACTAGAGCAGTACATCAATAAGTGTCCTTGGCAATACTACCTGCAACGAGTGGAGGGGGTGGTTTCACGGCCTGCGGCGTGGTCGCACCAGGGGACAAGCTTCCATACGGCCTGTGAGGTGTACGAGGGGGCCAGCCGTGCTATGCACGTGGAGGACGTGCAAGAGGTCTTTCACGAGCAGTACACGGCTCTTGTGGACGCCTCGTTGGATCAGGAACCTGATACAGATAGGTGGATGACTGCCGGGCCCTCGGGGGCGGACGACATTGCCCAGCGTTACACGCTGGGCATGCAGCAGACTGCCGCCTACGTTGCGTGGGCGGAGAAAAATGAGCCTCAACTCTGGGAGTCACCAGGGGGGCAACGTGGTATCGAATTGCACTTGACAGCCGAGATATCAGGTATCAAGGTTCAAGGCTACGTGGATCAAGTGATTCAGGAGCCTGACGGATCCTTGCGTATTCGAGATCTCAAGACAGGGTCGACGAAGTCGAAGTTCCAATTGCAGACCTATGGAATCCTTGCTAGGAAGGTTCTGGGAGCGGAAGTGAATTCGGCAGACTGGTACCTGGCCAAATCTGGGGGACTTTCCCGTACGGTGAACCTCTCGGGAGTCACCGAAGGGGAGGTAGGGACAGCCTTCAGGGCCTTGGACGAAGGTGTGAAGGCGGGCAACTTTCCCGCCAAGCCGGGTTTTCACTGTCGCTTCTGTGATGTTTCCCATGCATGTGAGTATCGGCGGTAG